A window from Solanum stenotomum isolate F172 chromosome 5, ASM1918654v1, whole genome shotgun sequence encodes these proteins:
- the LOC125863933 gene encoding uncharacterized protein LOC125863933: MAAVAGGHHPPEDGILVAKVPTYADSLRHYKANSKALPLKPISFLHGEPQVIWEQDEVNKMIINENLEYAVIGKFSYAWPDIQDLRRLIPKQCELKGDCNICLLSNRHVLIRSTLLEDYVHLLSKPAFYINQQNGSYPMQTLKWDPMFNPEEETTTAIAWISFPSLLPNFFGNETIFSLVAAVGKPLKVDMATRNQTRPSRARVKVEVDLMKEFSKRIKIGMRK; encoded by the coding sequence aTGGCCGCCGTGGCTGGGGGCCATCACCCTCCTGAGGATGGCATACTGGTAGCCAAAGTACCTACGTATGCTGACTCTTTGAGACATTATAAAGCTAATAGTAAGGCTTTACCCCTTAAaccaatttcctttttgcatggTGAACCACAAGTAATATGGGAACAGGACGAAGTGAATAAGATGATCATAAACGAGAATCTTGAGTATGCAGTAATTGGTAAGTTTTCGTATGCATGGCCTGATATACAAGACCTGCGTAGATTGATCCCTAAGCAGTGTGAACTTAAAGGGGATTGCAATATTTGTCTATTAAGCAATAGACATGTTTTAATCAGGAGTACTCTCTTGGAGGATTACGTACACCTGTTATCGAAACCGGCTTTCTACATCAATCAGCAAAATGGTTCATATCCAATGCAAACTCTCAAGTGGGATCCAATGTTCAATCCGGAGGAGGAAACAACGACTGCTATTGCGTGGATCTCTTTTCCCTCGCTTCTCccaaatttttttggaaatgaaACAATTTTCTCCCTAGTTGCAGCAGTAGGGAAGCCATTAAAGGTAGATATGGCTACAAGAAATCAAACCAGGCCTAGTCGTGCGAGAGTGAAAGTGGAGGTAGATCTAATGAAAGAATTTTCGAAACGCATTAAGATTGGGATGCGAAAATAG